DNA from Balaenoptera acutorostrata chromosome 14, mBalAcu1.1, whole genome shotgun sequence:
GAGAAAGGGGTGAAGAcagtaaaaagtacaaacttccagctataaaataaataagtcctgtggatgtaatgtacagcatggtgagtaTAGTTAATCAGACtgtacagttgacccctgaacaacacaggtttgaactttGTGAGACCACTTTAACTCggattgttttcaataaatacagtacTACTCGATCTGCCGTTGGTTTAGTCcggggttggttgaatcctccAATGAGGAATCGTGGATACGGAGGGCTGTCTATGGGACCTGAGCACCAGAGGATTTTGGTATCCCaggtgggtcctggaaccaatccccagtGGATACCGAGGGACAACTGGATTGTATCAATATATTTGAAAagtgctaagagagtagatctcagcAGTTttcaccaaaaggaaaaaattttaactacGTGTGGTGATGGTTGTTACCTAAACGGTTATGGttttcatttcacaatatatacaaatatcaaaacaTTACATAACATGGAGGAAGAGTGAAAGCAGAACCACTGATTCTGCTAGATTTCTCATGGAAACAGACAATTTAAGGAAAAGCTAGATTAGCAAAGGGTAGCTTTTGCCCGGGCTGGAACTCTGGGATACTCCTCGCGAATTCTCGGTATTTACAGTCGAACTGTCCCTTTGCCATGGTGGCTTCTCCACATGTTCTCATGACAAGTCACCAGCGGAGCCCCACGGCAGATGAGCTAAAAAGTGCTGATGAACCACAGCCGGTGAGACGACACTCTGACGTATCTTACATCATTCTTGCATCAAACCAATACACAGCGGCAGTGTGAAGTGAGGGGTGCATGTGTGCTGGGGAAGACCCGTGTGCCTGGGACCCTGGAGGTTCAAGATGAATGTGGGGACCACTGTGGATGACGAGCAGGGAGGGAATGTTGCTAGAGAGAGTGGGTGGTGCCCTGCCCCCTCTGACTTGTCCTGGCCTTGACCACAGACGACCTAGAAGGGCGGTGAGATTCATGGAACCGAAAGCGGGGAGGGGCAGTCGGAAGAATAAATTAGATGTCCGGTGCCatgcacttttatttatttattgtatctatttatttagttggACTTACAATGAACGCCACCCAAGAACGACTGCCCTGTGGCCGCTgccaggtgggtggggaggaacgTCCGATTAGGAAGCGTGGGGGGCGGGGCCGGAGTTCTAGGAAATAGGGCGGAGCCGACCCGGAAGTCAGCTGGCCTCCGTGGGAAACGCGCAGTGAGGTTGTAACCTTTTCTCCCTGAGCTGCTTGTGGAGAGTAATTGGCGAGAAGTAGCTCTCGGTCTCCAGTCCCGGGTCCCCAAATCCCGCCCAGGTTGGCAAGAGGAAGGAAGCTCGTGGTCGCCCTGCGTCCCCGTCCCTTCTCGGCGCAGACACCTCGCTCACCCGGCTCCGCGGCCCGGCTCCTCCCACGTCGCCCAGAGGCTGTTTGTTCCCGGCCCCGCGAGCCTCCCCGGAGCGCGGGACCTCGGCCCGGGCTCCTCTTTGTAGCCGCGGCGGGTCCCGCTCCCCCTCGACGCCGCTCGGGACGCAGCCGGCCGAGCTCCGGCCGAGCCGGGGCGGCGGGACGTCGGGGAGACAGACATTCGAGAGAAGATTGAGGGATTCAAACTGAAAACCCCGAGGAGAGAGTTTTCGGAACTTCTCTTGTGCTTGCAAACAGCGACAGCCTCAAGCTGGGAAAGCAGCGTTGGGTGGACCGGGCAGGCGAGGACCGCGCCCCACCGATCGCAGGCGCTCGGCCCCGGAGACGGGTGAGAAGGGAAGGAGTGCGCGGCGAGTGGACCCCACGGCGGGTCCCCCAAGGGTTCAGTCCTATCCCGCCATCCCCAAGCCACCACCCCTGAGACCGCTGTGTTTAGCCAACCGCGCGGGGGATGGCCGGAGCGaagagggtggggtgaggggagagatgCGGAGGACGAGGGGAACTGCCAGGCGGGAGAGGTTGGGGGCTGCTGGTTGataagaaaggaatgaaattcctACACCCTTGCTCTGAGCTTGCTCCTCCAGTGGCCTTGGAGGAGTTTGCAACGTGCAAAGAACAGAAGCTAGTGATAACGTCCCAGCTTTTCTCGAGTCTGGGCTCCAACAGGACGGTTGGACTCTATTGCGCACCCGCCTTCGGTGATAGACCAGGTGCGCTCTGCCTGCAGCTAGCTTGATTAACACTGGGGTGCACTTGGTGAGAGTGAATCTTAATCGTTAAAGAGAAAGTTGGAGAGGTTAGGATGGAGACTGGAGGTGGGAGAAAATGTGGGACGAGGAAGGGAGAGATGGGAAAGGGAGGCAAAAGAGGCAgcggggagaaggggagaggaagttCGTTGGAAGGTTAGAGGAGGAAGTGGTTGGTGGAATGAGGGAAGAGGAGATCATAACCCCCAGCAGTTTTGCTCACGCCACAAAACGGGGTTTTTCTGGGGGGGTGAAGGGGGGTAGGTCAtttaaagtgaattttttaaaaatttatttatttatttagttttggctgcgttgggtcttcgttgctgcgcacgggctttctctagttgtggcgagcgggggctactcttcgttgaggttcgcgggcttctcattgtggtggcttctcttgttgcggagcacgggctctaggcgcacgggcttcagtagttgtggcgcatgggcttcagcagttgtggcacacaggcttcagcagttgtggcacacaggcttagttgctccgtggcatgtgggatcttcccagaccagagctcgaacccgtgtcccctgcattggcaggtggattcttaaccactgcgccaccagggaagtcctaaagtgagttgttttttttttaaatatcatcactttaaaaaaaaaaaaaggaagaattagaTTTCGAATACTTGCAAAATGCTCTCTTGATGTAGTTGTTCTTTGCATTGTTTTTCAATAGGGCTTCCTCAGTCTTGGACTGAAGACTTTGGGTGGTGCTCAGAGATGGAGGTACAGATACACGCCAGGCTACCTTTTGCGGGTTACTCTCCTAAAACTGCCGGGAGGAATGCCTCTGGCTCACACTACAGGTCTTCTTTTGCTGATACTGCTGCTGATAGAACCCAGGTAGACTCTGGGCAGTGAGTGTCCTGGGATCTGGAGacctggctggggaggggcaggatgggaGGCGGGCAGGAATGGAAAGGGCTCCACAGTGGTAGGCACCTGTTCACAGTGCTCTTAGGATGGTGAGGGTGTGGTTTAGCTGGACTGGCTGCCCCGGAGGTGTGGGGACCCCAGCCTAAGGCAGGGTGCCTGACCTGTGCTCATGTGGCAGCTCTCCCTCTCCTGCCAAGTCCCACCTCCTACTCCgggaagcctttcctgatgaCCCGGGACCCATCATCAATGTGGCATGTGTCGTCCTATggtgtcttttttccctttttttgaaaGTCCTGTCTGTTCAGGTAGATTTTAAGTCCCTGGAGTACAGACACTGTCTTGTATTTTTGGTATCTCAACAGTTGGTACATGACGCTAAAAAGATTTGTCAGATAAATCCTCCTATGTGCACCCAAGGGGTCCATGGTGGCATCAAAGTGTTTAAACCTCAGACAGTTAAAGGTGAGGCAGGACTAAGGATGCAGCAGATGGAGGGGGTCTGGGATGGAGGCCCCTCCCTCTGCAGCCAGGCCCCTCGTGGGGAGTCTCCGGGGACACACCTGTGTTTTTCTCTCGTGGATGCTCCCTCGCTCTGCCTCGACCTCACTGTCAGATCTCAGTCCAGACCTGGGCAGCCCTGGTGTGAAGTCCAGAGCTCAGTGGACACAAAGCCTTTCCTCCAGTATGACAGTGACAGAAGCAAGGTCAAACCTTTGGGTCTCCTGGGGGAGGAGGTAAATGCCACCAAAGCATAGACAGAATTGAGCCAAATGCTGGGAGAAGTGGGGCGAGAGCTCAGGATGGTCCTGCCTGTCATCACACTGGACAAAAGGGAGACCAGGGGTAAGTACGGGAAGGGGGTGGGTAGCTGGAGACAGTCAGCAAGAGAGGGGAAGGAGCAGAGCACGTGCAGGGAAGGAGCTTCGTGTGAAAGAACGGAACACGGTCCAACCTGAGAGACCTGGTGGACCTGATGGGCAGGAGAGGGCAAGTCACGGACAGAAGCGCACAGGCCTCTAGATGTGCAGAGACACACTTGAGCTACGGGGGGAGGACGGGCTGTGGACAGTCCAGGATGCTTCTTTGTGAGGGGACACAGATCCGCCCACCCTGCAGGTCAAGCTGTGTTGTCAGCGCGAAGCAGAGCGATGCACTGGTGCATCCTTGGACTTCAGCATCAACAGACACACAGCCCTCCTTGACGCGATGAACGTGAACTGGACAGTCATCAATCCTGAGCCACAGTGGTCAAGGAGGAGTGGGAGaaccaggaagtggcagagtgtTTTAGGAAGATCTCAACAGGAGACTGCAGTCACTGGTTTAGACAATTCCTAGTACACTGGGAGAGCATGCTGGAACCAGAACCCACGGGTAACTGAGCTGGGTGTGGAGGAGATGGTAGCTCTCTTCAAAGGTCTAGTGCCTTCCCTGTGTGGATGTGAGCACATATGTGTGTGCGATTGAAAatatgatggatggatggagtgaTTGATCTCTTGGTGGACTTCCTGTCTGGAGAATCAGTGACAGGCATAGCATAGGATTTCCCAGCATCCTCCTCTCCTAGCCCACCTCCCTCAGCACAGGAAGGAGCCCCCTTCCCCGTTAACCAATGACCCAGTCCCCCGGCACTGCTAGATGGTCCCCAGATCTGTATACATATTGTGCTTCCAGgccttctctccttcctgttGTAGTGATCCTTTAACCAGCTCAGATGTCACTTAATGAAGCCCTCACACCTCCCCAGACAGAATTCAGCACCCCCAGATGTGTCCTCCTCAAAAAGAACTCCCCACAGTAAACAGGGCCACCTGCATGATAATCAGATGGACACGTGCTGTCTCCCTCAGCAGTAATATGAGCTCCGTGAGGACAGGGCACAACCCCTGTTCATCTTCCTACCCCAGTAGTTTCACATAATGGGTCAGTAACTTTGTGGGGGGGGACATGTGCTGTCTGGGGACAGTAGCTGCTGAGGAAGGTGTATTCTTAGGTTTCACACGGCTTTtgctttattgtttgttttagaaCCACCATTAAATGCCCCAGATAATGACCAGTCTGAATCCATCCAATTAATTGAATGGATCATCCCATTGATTTTCACCTGCTTCGTCCTAATTGGCTTCGTCATCATGAAACTTACGAAGAAATCAGGGACCACAGCAGGTGAGAATCAGGCTGGCCTCTGGCTCCTGGGCCTGTCATGTTCTGCTAAGGACTTGGGAGAGGTGAGCCACGGGTCTCACCCAAGCGCCTGCCCACTGACCCATCTCTACCTAGAAATGCTGCACTTTCTCAGTCTTGGGCCCCCGCACTTCCCAGTAGGGCTGGGGATTACTCGGCTGTTGGGGTAGAAGAGGCTGGTATGGGCAGCAGGACAGtgcagtgaggggaggggaaacCAGGCATCCACTcctgtgggggggagggggcgggcaggGTCTAAGATCTCAAAATGTTGGGGGGGGTGTTGTCTTGCTGAGGTGGTACCCAGGGTTCCCCCGTCTTctgatgaaaacattttttattctctgatgATAGAGTGATTTAGTTCAACAATTTACCTGATGTTCTAACAGCCATTCCATCATCTGATGTTTCTTCCCTGGACCAGGAGAAGGTGGAAATGTTAGACCAACCCTTGGTGGAAAAAACTGACCCTTGATGACAGTCTGGCTGCTGATCTAGTATATTATCTTCTACTCAGAGGTGGGTTTACCAAGAAGGTAAAGAACCCCTTGCTTTCCACGGCTGTTGATGAGCTCTTACTGCAGCAGTTAAGTGGAAAGGAAACGTGTCCAACCACCTTCCTGTACCTTTGGGAGGAGCCTCTCCACTGTGTCTCATAGGCCTTCCCATCAAAGGGAGGATCAGCACCTGAAATAAAAGAGAGCTCTGTGTGCCCAGTTGTATTAGACCGTTACCTAACACAGTACACAAAAATTCATTCAGAATGCacaaaagacttaaatataagacctaataaaactataaaatcttagaagaaaacataggacaaaaGCTTCACGACATTCGATTTGGCTATGATTTCTTGGACATGACACCAAAGACGCAggcaacaaaagaagaaaatagacaaattgaacttcatgaaatttaaaaattttgcacaTGGAAAGACAGTATCgaaagagtaaaaaggcaacccactgaAAGGGAGGAAATGTTTgtgaatcatatatctgataagggattaatatccagaatatatagaaaactcctaaaactcaacaacaaaaacacaaacaagctgattgaaaaatgggcaaaagacttgaacagacatttctccaaagaagatataccataggcacatgaaaattgctcaacatcactaatcattagggaaatagaaatcaaaactgcagtgagattccccctcacacccattaggatggcttccattaaaaaaagagaaaatagcaaagaacataacgaggttgtggagaaattggaaactttGTGCATTTTttgatggggatgtaaaatgatatagctgctatggaaaacaatatggcagttcttcaaaaaattaaaactagaattgccatatgatccagcgattccacttctgggtatgtacccaaaagaattgaaagcagggtctcaaagagatatctgtacacctatgttcatagcagcattattcacaataggtaAAATGTGgcagcaacccaagtgtccactgatggatgaatgaataagaatAATGTGTTAtgtagatacaatggaatatttttcagccctaaaaagaaaaagattctaaaaaaaaagaaaagaagaagaaaattctgacatgctacaacagggatgaaccttgaggacattctgctaagtgaaataagccagtcataaaaagacaaataccgtatgattccacttatatgagatacttagagtagacaaaatcataaaatagattttatgaaaatagaaaggttgttgccaggggttaaggggagggggaaatgggagttaatgtttaatgggtacagagttacAGTTTTACAGTGATAAGATCTATGGAGAAGGATGGGGGTAATGATTGCACAgtaatgtgaatgtatttaatatcactgaactgtatacttaaaaatagctaagatggtaaattctgttatgcatattttatcacacacacaaaaatgttaagGGTGTCCACAGTTCCTGGCTCATCCCTGGTGCTGCATTCCTGGCAGCAAGCCTCTTTCCTGACCCCTCCTACAGGGCTCTGAGTGAACCAGTTACAGCAGGACTGGCTCCAGAGAGAGGTGACGCTAAGATGATGATGAAGTGGTGTCCACGGCTGAGCTGGGTTGGTAGGGTAGGGAAGGGTGGGGACAGCTCAAGAGTGCCTACAACAGGGAACTGAAAATGTGAGCCTGGGACCTTACCTAAAGCTGGAAGATCCCTGTTCCTGGTGTGGGTTCCCCAACAGGTCTCCCTGGTCTTCAGAGCCTGAGAAAGGGGAGGAGATTGTGTGACTGCTACTTTGCCTGAACTCCCAAAACTTTTGGCAGcggggacttccatggtggtccagtggttaagactctgctctgcCAATtaagggggcccaggttcgatccctggtcagggaactaggtcccgcatgctgcaactaagagcccgcacgcagcaaaaaAGATCCCAtgggccgcaactaagacccagcgcagccaaataaataaataaataaatagtatatatatattttttaaattttattttatttatttatttatttttggctgtgttgggtcttcgtttctgtgcgagggctttctccagctgcggcaagtgggggccactcttcattgcggtgcgcgggcctctcactatcacggcctctcttgctgcggagcacaggctccagacgcgcaggctcagcagttgtggctcacgggcccagtcgctccgcggcgtgtgggatcttcccagaccagggctcgaacccgtgtcccctgcattggcaggcagactctcaaccactgcgccaccagggaagccccagtaaataatatttaaaaaaaaaaaaaaaacttttggcaGGGACTGGAATTAACTCCTGgtggaatggaagagaaagaTGGTACAAGTCAGTGAACAGAGAGGTGATGGGAAAACAAAAGAAGTGACTCTCTCCCTGAAGAGGTGAAGAGCCCGGCTCTGGGCTGAAAACCTCTGTGGTCTCTCTGGCCGGCCTCACAGCCTCACGTGGagagctgccctccccaccccagactgGTGACAGCCGGGCACTGCAGTCTCTCTCAGGGCCCATGCCAGTCATGCTCTTCGAATATTCACACTCCCAGCCCCAGAGCCCTCCTTCCTAGGTCTTATTTTCTCAGGCCCTGGGCCAAGGTTCTCTTCTGGTGCTTCTGCTGAGGCCTCCTTAAATGAAGAGGACGGAGAAACCTTGAAGACCCTTGTCCCCCCTCTGACTCAGACCCAGGTCTCTCTCCTCCAAGTCCTTCCCCTGCCTCCACCTCAGGGTCCATAAAGCTGCTGGAGCCTTTTACTCTGGTCTCTGAACAGTGAGGCGACCCTACACAGGCCATTCCATTGGGGAAAATGGAATAGGGGAGTTGGCACTGCCTCTGGGTTCAGACTCTGGCTGTGCTCTCACAGTAAATAATCAAAGGCTTAACTCTTTCATTTTAGGCTTGTCGCTTTAATCAGCTGGAACGTCTCCCAGCTCAGCTGAGCTCCTTACAAGGAGCTGTGGGGTGTGGTCTGAGATGTGGAGAGACTTGGAACGGGCCAACCATGTCATGATCTGACCCAGGTTGCCTCAGCTTTGAGACACCAACAGGAAGCAACACACAACTGGTGTGAGTCACTTGTGCCCCTAATAGCTGAGAGCCTTGGCTTCTAGCCACTGCTGTCTCCCCTAAGACCAAGAGGAGCTGCGTACCCCAAGCCAGTGTCAGAGGGCGCCATTGGCCAGGCGAGCTGGGCGCAGTCAGGCTGCGGCTTGACCTGTCACAGCTGCTCCACTGGGCCCATCCGGAGCTTCCAGGGTGTCCAGAGAGATTTCTCCCTGAATCATCCCCAACTTCACTCTCTCTGCTGGTGCTCATCCGCAACAGTGACTTCACTTCCTACCCACATTACATGTCATACTGTCTTCCAGAGCTGCAAAGTAAAAAACcattttactgaaataaaaaccGAGCCACAGTCAGAGGTGCCCATCCCTCCCCTCACCACTCCTTTCTGATTGTGACCTGGGTAAGTTGGCAGCCTCccttaacctcagtttcctcgtcagTCGCTCAGGGAGAGAAGCAAGACACTCTCACTAAGCAGTGAGGAAAAAGTGAGATCACATTTGCAAAGCGCTTGGTACCcagaagatgctcaacaaatatcaGTTCTCTTCATTGATTGGGGAAGGCTTCAGTTACTTTTAAAATCTCCATGAACCCCCAGAGAGAAGCCCTCTACTCCCTCTTCTGACTAGAGAACCCCAAATCTCTCCCTTTACAGAAATTctgatttcctttccttcactatttttttttctttattcacctTGGTGCTTTTTCTTCTTGGTGGACTTGAAATACATTAttataaatatcatattttaaaatactaaatatgCACATGGTAACACAATGCACTGTTTCTTTGTGCTAATAGtagcttatattttattttatttttttaattaaaaattttattgaagtatagttgatttacaatgttttgttagttttagGTGAATCACTGaataagtgattcagttatgtattatatatatatgtatatataccatataccaATCTATATAccatatagattatatatatatataccatataccaATCTATAtaccatatagattattacaaaatattgagtagagttccctgtgctgtacagtaggtccttgttgtttatctattttatatatagtagcatgtatatgtaataacttacattttaaatggaaactCTGAGCTCAACATAAAAGAgacataggaattttttttttttattggttgtgccacgtggcttgtgggatctcagttacTGACCAGGGTTTGTAcacgggccacggcagtgaaagcacgggttactaaccactaggccaccagggaactctggaaattttttttaattaattaatttatttatttatggctgtgttgggtcttcctttctgtgcgagggctttctctagttgtggcgagcgggggccactcttcatcgcggcgtgcgggcctctcactatcgcggcctctcttgttgcggagcacaggctccagacacgcaggctcagtaattgtggctcacgggcctagttgctccgtggcatgtgggatcttcccagaccagggctcgaacccgtgtcccctgcattggcaggcagattctcaaccactgcaccacgagggaagccctggaaatattttttttaattgaagtagagttgatttacaatattgtattagtttcagatgtacagcaaagtgattcagttaagtatatatatatttatataacatacaataacctataatggaaaataatctgaaaagctatatatacattatatatatataatgtatatatagttatatataatgtatatatatttatatttagttttttatatatatggtttttcagattactttccattataggttattacaagatattgaatatagttccctgtgctatagagtaaattcctgttgcttatttattttatatatatatatagtagtttgtatctgttaatcccatacttctaatttacccctcccctgGAAATGTTTTTCTGGTCACCTTTTCTCTCATCCCTAAGCTAGATtggataaaaattttaatatcttttaaaaattagcaattAAATAACACTTAAAATTTCTTTAGTTGTTAAACACAATCGGTTGTATTTTACATTCTCCATTACCTTACTATACTGTCCATCTTTGCCAGAACTCTTTTCACTGTTTCCTTTGCAATCCCTGTTTGCATATGTATAATAGTTTCTAAAATAGGGGTACCTGCAAATCAGTCTTTCCTTCCATTGTGGTTTTCAAACATATGTATTTCCCaccataaatagaaaaacaaacttaATATAGGTTATAGAAATGcaattttcccttaaaaaaaggaaggagagtatatatttttaacaaatgggaTTCCACTGTGCATACATTGCTGCCTCTTCCGTGTGTCACTTAATGATGTATCTGGGAGATACACAATGCAAAGTATTCCACAGCATGAttataccaaaatttatttaaccagctcTCACTTGTGTAGATTCAGGGTGTTTCCAGCTATTGCTTTTGCAAAAAAAGCAATACCCACCcagaaattttaaagtttcacccacagaaactttaaaatttctccttttcGTGGAATGGCAAGAAAtactagattattttttttttctatttttactttctaaTTTCACCTCCTACTCTGTTCTGGACCTGAAAACAATGGGTTCCTAAACGTCATCTGTGAAAATAAAAGGTACAGGAGAGACTGCCATTTTCCAATCCAGTTATTTATTCTTACCCTCCTACAAATTacagacatttttaaatgtaaaattcacaatgttcaagtttctaaaaaaaaaaaaaaaattctggatgtgctaaaaataaggaaatgtgatTCATAATCGTGAGAAAAACGAATCAATAGAAGCAGACCCAGAAATAAACAAGATGCAGAAGCTGCTCACGGGTAGCTAGAACTCTCAGGTGCAGCCTTCCCTGGATTGGACGTTTTCGTATACCTTATTAAGTCACGTAAAACACGATTCCTCTAGATCTTACAAGACCTCAGCTGAAGGCCTCTGCTCACGCTGTAGAGTGAACTCATCAGGTCCCCATAAGCGACTGTGTTCAGATTTCTAGTTAAGTTTGTGGAAAACTGAGTGAATGGGACTACTAGTTGTGTATTTTCCCACAGCACTGCCCGCCTTCTGTTACCCAAGTGCATTTTGGGGACCTAAGATGGAAACAATCAGGGGCGCCGGAGGTGAAGGATGAACATGGTGCCTGGTGGTTCCTCACTTGAGCATGTCCCTTCGCTAGAGCCGGCCCTGAGGTCACACGGATTTGTGGagacccctcctccccttctccccaggtGTCCGTATCCCTTGGAGCTGACAACTGAGCAGGTCCGGCTGGTTAATAAAGCCTGGCGCGCTTAGACACGAGCCCCGCGCAGATGCGGAGGGCCCCGGGCGCACAGCCCAGCTCAGGGACCGCTACCCCACTACCAGGATACTTTCCGGGTCTGCAAAACAGGCGGGTGTGGGCGGGGTCCCTGCGAGCGAAGggggggccgggcggggcgggcCTGGGCGGGGCTTGACGCGCCCCGCCCCCGCGGCCGCTTTTCATCCCCGGCTGGTGATCCTCGTCCAGGCCGCCTCATCCTCGCGGAGCTCGCGGCGGCTCGGGGCAGAGAGTAGCCGGGGCGCCCAGAAGCCCCGGGAGAGGACGAGGAGCGGGGCCGGGCCGGCAATGCCTCCAGCTGCTGCGGCGCCTGTCGGCGACCGAGCGCCCGCGGCCTCGGGGGCGCAGCTGGGCCCCGGGGAGGCCAGGCTTTGAGGCGCTGGGGCCTAGCTCCCCCGCCTCCCTCGCTCTCTGCGGCCCCGCTTTGGCTCGCTTCCTCCGCCGCCGACCACCATGGCCTCCGCCGCCCGGGAGAGCGCGGGCTCCGGGCTCAGGCCGCCGCCACGGCTCCCGGCGCTGCGCGGGCTGCTGCTGCTGTGCTTGTGGCTGCCCAGCGGCCGCGCGGTGGGG
Protein-coding regions in this window:
- the LOC103018930 gene encoding LOW QUALITY PROTEIN: uncharacterized protein LOC103018930 (The sequence of the model RefSeq protein was modified relative to this genomic sequence to represent the inferred CDS: inserted 1 base in 1 codon), with the protein product MKFLHPCSELAPPVALEEFATCKEQKLVITSQLFSSLGSNRTVGLYCAPAFGDRPGLPQSWTEDFGWCSEMEVQIHARLPFAGYSPKTAGRNASGSHYRSSFADTAADRTQVKLCCQREAERCTGASLDFSINRHTALLDAMNVNWTVINPEXTVVKEEWENQEVAECFRKISTGDCSHWFRQFLVHWESMLEPEPTEPPLNAPDNDQSESIQLIEWIIPLIFTCFVLIGFVIMKLTKKSGTTAAIPSSDVSSLDQEKVEMLDQPLVEKTDP